Proteins encoded by one window of Rubinisphaera margarita:
- a CDS encoding sulfatase-like hydrolase/transferase — MRAIAILCCLSALCPDSALRATEQRPNVIVFLADDLGYAESAWRSEFDFPTPAIESIRRNGVCLTSGYVTASYCSPSRAALMTGRYQSRFGYEKNPVGAANEDPDVGLPVSEKTLAQYFKDAGYKTALVGKWHLGGTARFHPQRRGFDEFFGFLHEGHYYVPPPFEGVSTMLRVKRLPDGSEGRVTIGSTTFSTHMGNAEPAYDANNPILRSSQPVEEAAYFTDAITREACGFIERSRDQPFFLYVAYNAVHSPLQGAESYMRKFRHIEDIQRRIFAAMLANMDDSMAEVLKVLQKNGLNDNTLIVFLSDNGGPTRELTSSNAPLRGEKGDLYEGGIRVPFLMQWNGRLPAGSQFDEPVCATDILPTTLAAAGIVAPAGRSDGVNLLPFLTDEESNPPHDELFWRQNQKAALRKGDWKLVNNSRKRNEPQWELFNLSNDTSETHDLARREPERLQMLIERWEEIAAEMPPQ; from the coding sequence ATGCGTGCCATCGCGATACTCTGCTGTCTGTCAGCCCTCTGTCCCGACTCGGCTCTTCGGGCAACGGAACAGCGGCCCAACGTTATCGTCTTTCTGGCGGATGATCTGGGTTACGCGGAGTCCGCCTGGCGAAGCGAGTTCGATTTTCCGACACCCGCCATTGAATCCATCCGACGAAACGGTGTCTGCTTGACATCCGGCTATGTCACCGCGTCTTATTGCAGCCCCTCCCGGGCAGCGTTGATGACCGGTCGTTACCAGTCGCGATTCGGTTACGAGAAGAACCCGGTCGGTGCGGCGAATGAAGATCCTGACGTCGGTCTTCCGGTGAGTGAAAAGACGCTCGCCCAGTACTTCAAGGATGCCGGCTACAAGACGGCTCTGGTCGGGAAATGGCATCTCGGAGGAACGGCTCGATTCCATCCCCAGCGGCGAGGCTTCGACGAGTTCTTCGGTTTCCTCCACGAGGGACACTATTATGTGCCACCCCCGTTCGAAGGCGTCTCGACCATGTTGCGAGTGAAGCGACTGCCAGATGGCTCGGAGGGACGCGTCACAATCGGATCAACGACCTTCTCGACACATATGGGGAACGCTGAACCGGCCTACGATGCCAACAACCCGATCCTCAGAAGCAGCCAGCCGGTCGAAGAAGCCGCGTACTTCACCGATGCGATCACCCGGGAAGCCTGCGGTTTTATCGAACGTTCCCGGGATCAACCGTTCTTCCTGTATGTGGCTTACAATGCCGTCCACAGTCCACTCCAGGGGGCTGAGTCTTACATGCGGAAGTTCCGCCACATCGAAGACATCCAGCGTCGCATCTTTGCCGCGATGCTGGCCAACATGGATGACAGCATGGCCGAGGTCCTGAAGGTTCTCCAGAAGAATGGCCTCAATGACAACACGCTGATTGTATTCCTCAGTGATAACGGGGGTCCGACACGGGAGTTGACTTCGAGCAATGCCCCGCTGCGGGGAGAGAAGGGGGATCTGTACGAGGGCGGTATCCGTGTGCCATTCCTCATGCAGTGGAACGGCCGTCTCCCGGCTGGTTCTCAGTTCGATGAACCTGTCTGTGCAACGGATATCCTTCCGACGACTCTGGCCGCAGCCGGGATCGTTGCTCCAGCCGGTCGATCCGATGGCGTGAATCTGCTGCCGTTTCTCACTGATGAGGAATCGAATCCGCCGCACGACGAACTGTTCTGGCGACAGAATCAGAAAGCCGCATTGAGGAAGGGCGATTGGAAGCTCGTTAATAACAGCCGGAAACGGAACGAGCCGCAGTGGGAGCTGTTCAATCTGAGCAACGATACCTCAGAAACGCACGATCTGGCCCGCCGGGAACCAGAACGTTTGCAGATGTTGATCGAGCGGTGGGAAGAGATTGCGGCGGAGATGCCACCGCAGTGA
- a CDS encoding sulfatase, whose translation MIRRLIALALLFIVAQTPSARAEDSRPNVLFIICDDLNCDLGCYGDDRVESPNIDRLAEQGVRFDRAYCQFALCGPSRASFMTGLYPDQTLVKRNAIYIREHLPNVKTMSQMFRDAGYLATRIGKIYHYNVPLHIGTSGHDDPYSWDITVNPRGRDVIEQDRIFSLVPGSYGGTLSWLSADGTDQEQTDGIAADEAIERLKGYRKSKQSFFMAVGLYRPHTPYVAPHDYFRKYPADKIEVPKVPAGYLDTIPQPAVKSIRAKKHQVDLDDDLARQAIQAYHATITFADAQVGRILDALKITGLDQNTVVVFTSDHGYHMGEHGHWQKSTLFENATRVPLIIAGPGVEDRGGVAREPVEMVDFYPTLADLCGLKAPGTVQGDSLAGILNDAASEQPSSALSHFGNGYSIRTARYRYTEWGENGADGKELYDHESDPEEMKNLANNEASRDIMSRLAEQLHERIHAAQEQPKGLTQIPFENRRRVKK comes from the coding sequence ATGATTCGCCGTCTGATCGCGCTGGCGCTGTTATTCATTGTTGCCCAAACGCCTTCCGCCAGGGCGGAGGACTCGCGCCCGAACGTTCTATTCATCATCTGTGACGACCTGAACTGCGACCTGGGCTGCTACGGAGACGATCGCGTCGAATCGCCGAATATTGACCGACTGGCGGAGCAGGGGGTGCGTTTCGATCGGGCTTATTGTCAGTTCGCTCTGTGTGGACCGAGCCGCGCTTCGTTCATGACGGGCCTGTACCCCGACCAGACGCTGGTGAAGCGGAACGCGATTTACATCCGGGAGCATCTTCCGAATGTGAAGACGATGTCTCAGATGTTTCGTGACGCCGGGTATCTGGCGACTCGAATCGGCAAAATCTACCACTACAACGTGCCGCTGCACATCGGAACCAGCGGACATGATGATCCGTATTCCTGGGACATTACGGTCAATCCGCGCGGGAGGGACGTGATCGAACAGGACAGGATCTTCAGCCTGGTCCCCGGCAGTTACGGAGGCACCCTGAGCTGGTTGTCCGCCGATGGGACCGATCAGGAACAGACGGATGGAATCGCCGCTGATGAAGCGATCGAGCGGCTGAAGGGATACAGGAAGTCGAAGCAGAGCTTCTTCATGGCTGTAGGGCTTTATCGTCCGCACACGCCGTACGTGGCGCCTCACGACTATTTCCGGAAGTATCCGGCGGACAAAATCGAAGTTCCCAAAGTCCCGGCCGGCTATCTGGACACGATCCCGCAACCGGCAGTGAAATCGATTCGAGCCAAGAAACATCAGGTTGATCTCGACGATGACCTCGCACGGCAGGCGATTCAGGCCTATCACGCGACCATCACGTTTGCGGATGCTCAGGTGGGGCGCATTCTGGATGCCTTGAAGATAACGGGGCTGGACCAGAATACGGTCGTCGTGTTCACCTCGGATCACGGATATCACATGGGCGAGCATGGCCATTGGCAGAAATCGACACTGTTCGAAAATGCGACCCGCGTTCCACTGATTATCGCCGGGCCCGGGGTCGAGGACCGTGGCGGCGTGGCGAGAGAACCGGTCGAAATGGTCGACTTCTACCCCACGCTGGCCGACCTGTGTGGCCTCAAGGCTCCCGGAACCGTTCAGGGAGACAGCCTCGCGGGAATTCTGAACGATGCCGCCAGCGAACAGCCCTCCTCAGCACTTAGTCACTTCGGCAACGGCTACAGCATCCGCACGGCCCGCTATCGATACACGGAGTGGGGAGAAAACGGAGCCGACGGCAAAGAGCTGTACGACCATGAGTCCGATCCCGAAGAAATGAAGAACCTGGCCAACAATGAAGCCTCACGTGACATTATGAGCCGGCTCGCGGAACAGCTGCACGAACGAATTCATGCCGCCCAGGAGCAGCCGAAGGGGTTGACGCAGATCCCGTTCGAAAATCGTCGACGGGTCAAGAAATAG
- a CDS encoding RNA polymerase sigma factor, translated as MSQSDTEILLEDRTSSVSDARLVEDVRRGDQDSFRLLVERYESRLYRVIYRFVRDDSLAEDLAQEAFIRAYENLDQFDLSRRFGPWLFRIGVNLTLDYLRKRKRRGWTSLFSEVNPDQPLNPGTSDPRDNLDINEEVSRVMQELPEKYRSVLVLRDLENFSTAEIAAIIGRKEATIRWRLAEARNRFKVAWIKRMGDPANGSEMETQDESDSE; from the coding sequence ATGTCTCAATCTGACACGGAAATTCTGCTCGAAGACCGAACTTCTTCGGTCAGCGACGCGAGGCTCGTCGAAGACGTCCGCCGCGGCGATCAGGATTCGTTCCGTCTTCTTGTCGAACGCTATGAAAGTCGCCTCTACCGGGTGATCTATCGATTCGTTCGCGATGACAGTCTGGCCGAGGATCTGGCTCAGGAAGCGTTCATCCGGGCTTATGAGAATCTGGATCAGTTTGATCTTTCTCGGCGGTTCGGTCCGTGGTTATTCCGAATTGGCGTGAATCTCACGCTGGATTATCTGCGGAAACGCAAACGCCGTGGCTGGACGTCCCTGTTCAGTGAGGTGAATCCCGACCAGCCACTGAATCCCGGCACAAGCGACCCCCGGGATAATCTCGATATCAATGAAGAGGTCAGTCGCGTCATGCAGGAGTTACCTGAGAAATACCGCTCGGTGCTTGTGCTTCGCGATCTGGAAAATTTTTCGACGGCAGAAATTGCGGCCATTATTGGTCGTAAGGAAGCCACAATCCGCTGGCGACTGGCCGAGGCTCGCAACCGATTCAAGGTGGCCTGGATCAAGCGGATGGGGGATCCGGCAAACGGATCCGAAATGGAAACTCAGGATGAGTCGGACTCCGAATAG
- a CDS encoding FmdB family zinc ribbon protein, whose protein sequence is MPLFEYRCSDCDSEFELLVRTSGDAECPTHLWNQDT, encoded by the coding sequence ATGCCACTGTTTGAGTATCGCTGTTCGGATTGCGATTCAGAGTTCGAACTCCTGGTGCGGACTTCCGGCGATGCGGAGTGTCCCACCCACCTGTGGAACCAGGACACTTGA